The following proteins are co-located in the Diorhabda carinulata isolate Delta chromosome 4, icDioCari1.1, whole genome shotgun sequence genome:
- the LOC130893282 gene encoding 39S ribosomal protein L4, mitochondrial: MLVNVTTKIRNCSCLSRIYSTVALSTTEKTNIEPRVIAFPPKYQDTRQIWLESLDTIDRRKLGLLELHPSVFATNPRIDIINQNIRWQSLYRYVSYAHTKSRFEVRGGGRKPWPQKGLGKARHGSIRSPLFKGGGVIHGPKSPTPHFYMLPFYTRLHGLTSALSIKFAQDDLCLVDNLELPTEEQGYLDELVKSRLWGPSVLFVDVDDVMPRNITIATDGVKHFNLMPSYGLNVYSMLKHDTLVLTRAAVDHIESKILEHLHKNDTRAVMDKYKIDQC; the protein is encoded by the exons ATGTTAGTTAATGTAACTACAAAAATTCGTAATTGTTCGTGTTTATCAAGAATTTATTCCACCGTTGCATTATCaacaacagaaaaaacaaatatcgaACCGAGAGTAATAGCCTTTCCTCCAAAATATCAAGATACTCGTCAGATTTGGTTAGAAAGTTTGGATACAATAGATCGAAGAAAATTAGGACTTTTGGAATTACATCCTTCGGTTTTTGCCACAAATCCCAGAATAgatataattaatcaaaatattagatGGCAGTCTCTGTATAGATATGTGAGTTATGCTCATACAAAATCAAGATTCGAAGTACGAGGTGGCGGAAGAAAACCTTGGCCCCAAAAAG GTTTGGGTAAAGCAAGGCATGGGTCAATCAGAAGTCCACTTTTCAAAGGTGGTGGAGTTATTCATGGTCCAAAATCTCCTACTCCACACTTTTATATGCTTCCATTTTATACTCGTTTGCATGGATTAACAAGTGCACTTTCTATTAAATTTGCACAAGATGATTTATGCCTTGTCGATAATTTAGAATTGCCTACTGAAGAACAAGGTTATTTAGATGAATTAGTTAAAAGTCGTCTATGGGGCCCATCAGTTTTATTTGTGGATGT GGATGATGTGATGCCAAGGAATATAACAATCGCAACAGACGGAGttaaacattttaatttgatgCCATCTTATGGTTTAAATGTTTATTCTATGTTAAAACACGATACATTAGTTTTAACCAGAGCAGCAGTTGATCACATAGAAAGTAAAATTCTAGAACATTTACATAAGAATGATACCAGAGCAGTTAtggataaatataaaatcgatCAATGTtag
- the LOC130893279 gene encoding splicing factor 3A subunit 3 has protein sequence METILEQQRRYHEEKERLIDAMVKEMLHKKNTYREAINSDHRQKYLLDRYMTSTERLIELYEDKDGQRKAEVAALTGPNEFQEFYSRLKQIKDFYRRHPNEISVPMSVEFDEFSKARENPNEDLANFVEFTDEEGYGKYLDLHECYEKYINLKGIEKVDYITYLGMFDQLYDIPKERKTGEYRKYLLCLIEYLSWFVQRIKPLMDLDSDMQEQVEQVLANWDSGSVPGWPKETGSALANVGAHLDLSAFSSWEELASLGLDRLKSALMALGLKCGGTLEERAQRLFSTKGKGSLDPSLMTKSNKGKASKERELLRQRELATLEAQIYRLADLVSSQRSATKENVQRKQARTDGERDDSENEESEDDSPDEGEDDVPYNPKNLPLGWDGKPIPYWLYKLHGLNISYNCEICGNYVYKGPKAFQRHFAEWRHAHGMRCLGIPNTAHFANVTQIEDALALWEKLKVQKQSERWQPETEEEYEDSQGNVVNRKTYEDLKRQGLL, from the exons ATGGAAACTATATTAGAACAACAACGTCGTTACCACGAAGAAAAAGAACGTTTAATTGATGCTATGGTAAAAGAAATGCTTCATAAAAAGAATACTTACCGAGAAGCCATAAATTCCGACCAcagacaaaaatatttactagaTAGATATATGACTTCAACAGAGAGACTAATAGAGCTTTACGAAGATAAAGACGGTCAACGTAAAGCCGAAGTAGCCGCTTTAACTGGACCAAACgaatttcaagaattttacaGTAGGTTGAAGCAGATTAAAGATTTTTATCGACGTCATCCTAATGAGATCAGTGTTCCTATGTCCGttgaatttgatgaattttccaAAGCACGAGAAAATCCCAATGAAGATCTCGCAAATTTTGTAGAATTCACTGATGAGGAGggatatggaaaatatttagatttgcATGAATGTTATGAAAAGTACATCAATTTGAAGGGTATTGAAAAAGTCGACTATATTACTTATTTGGGTATGTTTGATCAATTATATGATATACCGaaagaaaggaaaactggagAATACAGGAAGTATCTGCTATGTTTAATTGAGTATTTGTCTTGGTTTGTACAAAGAATTAAACCTCTTATGGATCTGGACAGTGATATGCAAGAACAG GTTGAACAGGTATTGGCAAACTGGGATAGCGGTAGTGTACCAGGATGGCCAAAAGAAACTGGTTCTGCATTAGCAAACGTTGGAGCTCATTTGGATCTTTCGGCATTTTCTAGCTGGGAAGAATTAGCTTCTTTGGGCTTAGATAGATTAAAATCAGCTTTGATGGCCTTAGGATTGAAATGTGGTGGTACATTAGAAGAAAGGGCGCAAAGATTATTTTCTACAAAAGGTAAAGGATCTTTGGATCCTTCCCTCATGACAAAAAGCAATAAAGGCAAAGCCAGTAAAGAAAGGGAGTTGTTAAGACAAAGGGAATTGGCAACACTGGAAGCACAAATCTATAG GTTGGCAGATTTAGTTTCCAGTCAGCGTTCAGCTACTAAAGAAAATGTCCAACGAAAGCAAGCACGTACTGATGGAGAAAGAGATGACAGTGAAAATGAAGAGAGTGAAGATGATAGCCCAGATGAAGGAGAAGATGATGTTCCTTATAACCCAAAGAATCTTCCTTTAGGATGGGATGGGAAGCCAATTCCATATTGGTTATATAAACTACACGGCCTCAATATAAGCTACAACTGTGAAATATGCGGTAATTATGTTTACAAAGGCCCGAAAGCATTTCAAAGACATTTTGCCGAATGGAGACATGCTCATGGAATGAGATGTCTGGGAATTCCAAATACTGCACATTTCGCCAATGTTACGCAAATTGAAGATGCTTTGGCTTTATGGGAAAAGTTGAAGGTTCAAAAACAAAGCGAACGGTGGCAGCCAGAAACTGAAGAAGAATATGAAGATTCTCAGGGTAATGTGGTCAATAGGAAGACTTATGAGGATCTTAAAAGACAAGGATtactttaa